The Sphingomonas naphthae nucleotide sequence CGCTGGAGGCCGGCGCCCCCGGCCAGCCGACCTTCACCGCCGAACTGCTCCGCCATCGCGGCGGCATCACCCTGCCCGCCTGGCGCCTCGAATGGAACCGCGACGATGCCCTCTTCCGCCTCGCCCCGCCGCTATCTGGCGATCCATCTGCCCTTCCTGGCGATGCACGCCTGGGAGGAGGCTGGGCTGGGTGAGAACCGCTCCCCTCAAGGGGAGGGAATCATTACGGTCTTCACCGAAAAACACGCCAACGCGATGCGCCTCACCGCGCTCAGCCCGCGAGCGCAGGCGATCGGGCTCACCGTCGGCCTCACCCTCGCCGACGCCCGCGCGCGCGAACCGGGCATCGCCGCCGTCGATCGCGATCATGCCGCCGAGGCGCGGCTGCTCGGGCGGCTGCTGGCGGGGCTGGTGCGCTACACGCCGATGGCGGCCGCCGAGCCGCCCGACGGGCTGATGCTCGACATCACCGGCTGCACCCATTTCTATCGCGGCGAGATGGGCCTGCGCGCCGATGTCGATCGGCGCCTCGCCGCCGCGCGGGTGATCGCGCGCACCGCGATCGGGCACACGCCGCAGGCCGCCCGCGCGCTCGCCCGCTTCGGCGGACGCAATCTGATGGCGCTGCCCGTCGCCGCACTGGAGGCCCCGCCCGAGGTGGAACTGGCGCTGCGCCGCGCCGGCCTCAAGACGATCGCCGATCTCGCCGGGCGTCCGCGTGGGCCGCTGGCGGCGCGCTTCGGCGATCTGCCGCTGCGCCTCGCCCGGCTGCTCGGCGAGGAGGACAAGCGCATCACGCCGCACCGTGTGCCGCCCCCCGTCGCCGCCGTCCGCCGCTTCGCCGAGCCGGTCGCCAGGACCGAGCATGCGCTGGCGGTGCTGGCCGAACTCGTCGCCGAGGCGGGCGCCGAACTGGAGCGGCGCGGGCAAGGCGGGCGGCGGTTCGAGGCGCGCTTCTTCCGCAGCGACGGGGCCATCGCCGCGCTGGCGGTCGAGACCGGCCGCCCGGCGCGCGACCCCGCGATCCTCGACCGGCTGTTCCGCGAACGGCTGGAGGCGCTCTCCGACCCGCTCGATCCGGGCTTCGGCTATGATCTGATCCGCCTCGACGTGCCGCGCGCCGAGCCGATGGGCGTCACCCAGCCTGGACTCGACGCGCCGGTAGAGGAGGCGAAGGAGGATATGGTCGCGCTGGTCGATCGACTTTCGGCGCGGATGGGCCGGCGGCGGCTGTCGCGCGCGCAACCCCATGCCAGCCACATCCCCGAACGCGCCGTCGCGCCCCTGCCGCCCGAGGCCGCGCCCGCCGCCTGGGGGGCAACCGAGCCGGGCGAGCCCCCGCTGCGCCCCCTGCTCCTCTTCGATCCGCCCCAGCCGGTCGAGGTGGTCGCCGGCACGCCCGATGGCCCGCCGAAGCGCTTCACCTGGCGCCGCACCGCCTATCAGGTCGCGACGGCCGAGGGGCCGGAGCGGATCGCTCCCGAATGGTGGCGGCGCCTCACCAGCACGGGCCGCACGCGCGATTATTACCGGATCGAGGATGGCGCTGGCCACCGCTTCTGGCTGTTCCGATCGGGCCTGTTCGGCGACGAGGGCGATCCCCCGCGCTGGTACATCCACGGCCGCTTCGCGTGAGCGAGGCGGCGGCGCCCGGCCCGGCCTATGCCGAACTGGCATGCGCCTCGAACTTCTCCTTTTTGCGCGGGGCGAGCCATGGGTCGGACCTCGTTGGCCAGGCCATCAAGCTTGGCCACAAGGGTCTGGGGATCGCCGATCGCAATACGGTGGCCGGGGTGGTGCGCGCGTGGAAGGCGCTGAAGGAAATAGGCGAGAGGGCCGAGGTGGCGGGATCGCCCTTCGCCGATTTCAAGCTGGCGACCGGCGCGCGGCTGGTGTTCGCGGACGGGACGCCGGACGTGATCGCCTACCCCGCGACCCGCCATGGCTGGGGGCGGCTGTGCCGGTTGCTGACCGAGGGGAACATGCGCGCGCAGAAGGGCAGTTGTATCCTCAGCATCGACGATCTGATCGCCTTTGCCGACGATCTGCTGCTGATCGTGCTGCCGACGAGCAGCGCCGATCCGGCCGAGCAGGTGCCGCATGGCAAGCCGATCGCGCTGCCGGGGGATGCGGTGGAGGCCATCGCCACCAACGTCCTGCCCTTCCCGTCGCCTCATAAGACCCCGTTCGTCCCGAGCGTAGTCGAGGGATGGGCCCCAGGCGGTGCGCCCTGCCTCACGTCCCTCGACTACGCTCGGGACGAACGGATGGGGGATAGTCCACCGAAGATCGCCACCATCCACCCCCTGCCCACCCCCGTCCCCCGCCGCGACCTGATCGCCACGCTCGCCCGGCTGAAGGCCATCGCCCCCGATCGCGTCTGGCTGGGGGTGGCGATGCCGCGCAAGGGGCCGGACCGCCGCCGCCTCGCCCGCTTCGCGCGGATCGCGACGGCCGCTGGCGTGCCGCCCATCGCGATCAACGATGTCCTCTACGCCACGCCCGAGGAACGCCCGCTTCAGGACGTGCTGACCTGCATCCGCGAGGGGACAACCATCCAGTCCGCCGGCCTCCGGCTGGAGGCCAATGCCGAGCGCCACCTGAAAGACGCCACGGAAATGGCCCGCCTGTTCGGCGACGCGCCCGAAGCCATCGCCGAAACCACCCGGCTGCTCGCCCGGATCGATTTCGACCTGCGCCAGATATCCTACGAATATCCGCATGAGCCCGTGCCCGAGGGTTGGCATCCGCAGAAATGGCTCCAGCATCTCGTGATCGCCGCCGCCCGCCGCAAATGGCCCGACGGCACCAGCGCCAAGGTCCGCAAATTGCTGCGCGAGGAGTTTCGGCTGATCCGGGTCGAGGGCTATGCTTATTACTTCCTCACCGTCCACGACGTGGTGAAGTTTGCCCGCGATCAGACGCCCCCGATCCTGTGTCAGGGGCGCGGGTCGGCCGCCAATTCGATGGTCTGCTATCTGCTGGGCGTCACCTCGGTCGATCCCGCCGCGCACGACCTGCTCTTCTCGCGCTTCCTGTCCACCGACCGCAAGGAGCCGCCCGACATCGATGTCGATTTCGAGCATGAGCGGCGCGAGGAGGTGATGCAATATATCTACCGCCGCTATGGCCGTCATCGCGCGGGCATCGTCTCGACCGTGATCCACTTCCGTTCGCGCTCCGCCGTGCGCGAAGTGGGCAAGGCGCTGGGGCTGACCGAGGACGTCACCACCCGCCTCACCAGCACCGTCTGGGGCAGCTATTCGACGAAGATGGAGGAAAGCCGCTTCAAGGAAACCGGCTTCGATCTCGACAATCCCGAAATCGCGCGCCTCAACCATTTCGTCGCGCAGCTACTGACGGGGCCGGATGCCGATACCGACGAGCCCGTCGCTTTCCCGCGCCACCTGTCACAGCATGTCGGCGGCTTCGTGCTGACCGAGGGGCGGCTGGACGAGACCGTGCCGCTTCACCATGCGGCGATGGACGACCGCACCTTCATCGAATGGGACAAGGACGATATCGATGCGCTGAAGCTGATGAAGGTGGATGTGCTGGCGCTGGGGATGCTGACGTGCATCCGCAAGGCGTTCGTTCTGATGCGCGAGTCAGGCGGGCCGGAGTATCTGCTGGAAACGGTGCCTTCCGAGCAGCCCGACGTCTACGACATGCTCTGCAAGGGCGACAGCATCGGCGTGTTCCAGGTGGAGAGCCGGGCGCAGATGAACATGCTGCCGCGCCTCAAGCCGCGCGTGCTGTACGATCTGGTGGTGCAGGTCGCGATCGTGCGGCCGGGGCCGATCCAGGGCGACATGGTCCATCCTTATCTGCGGCGGCGCGAGGGGACCGAGCCGACCGAATATCCCTCTCCCGGCCCACCGCACCCGCCGAACGAACTGGAGGAGTTGCTGGGCAACACCTTCGGCGTGCCGCTGTTTCAGGAACAGGCCATGAAGCTGGCGATCGTCGCCGCCGGCTTTTCGGGGGCGGATGCAAATCGCTTCCGGCGGGCGATGGCGACGTTCCGTAACGTCGGCACCATGCCGCAGTTCGAGACGAAGCTGGTCGAGGGGATGGTCGGGCGGGGCTATGCCCGCGATTTCGCCGAGCGGTGCTATCAGCAGATCAAGGGCTTCGGCAGCTACGGTTTTCCCGAGAGCCATGCCCAGTCGTTCGCGCGGCTGGTCTATGTGTCGTCGCTGCTCAAATGCCGCCACCCGGCCGCTTTCTGCGCGGCGATCCTCAATTCGCAGCCGATGGGTTTCTATGCACCGGCGCAGCTCGTGCGTGATGCGATCGAGCATGGGGTGGAGGTGCGGCGGATCGATGTGCTGGCGAGCGGGTGGGACAATGGGCTGGAGCCCGCCGATCCGCTGCGGGGCGATCCGCCGCGCGAAGGGCTGGAGTCGGGGTGGGACGGGCCGGCGGTGCGGCTGGGGTTTCGGCAGATCGATGGATTCAGGGAGGATTGGGCGAAGGTGATCGGGGAGATCGTCAGCGGCGCCCCAGCCCCAAATCGTCACCCCAGCGAAAGCTGGGGTCTCCCACCACAGGCGCTACGCCCAGTCGGGAAAGACCCCAGCTTTCGCTGGGGTGACGAGAAAGGGGGCTGGGGTGATGAT carries:
- a CDS encoding error-prone DNA polymerase, coding for MSEAAAPGPAYAELACASNFSFLRGASHGSDLVGQAIKLGHKGLGIADRNTVAGVVRAWKALKEIGERAEVAGSPFADFKLATGARLVFADGTPDVIAYPATRHGWGRLCRLLTEGNMRAQKGSCILSIDDLIAFADDLLLIVLPTSSADPAEQVPHGKPIALPGDAVEAIATNVLPFPSPHKTPFVPSVVEGWAPGGAPCLTSLDYARDERMGDSPPKIATIHPLPTPVPRRDLIATLARLKAIAPDRVWLGVAMPRKGPDRRRLARFARIATAAGVPPIAINDVLYATPEERPLQDVLTCIREGTTIQSAGLRLEANAERHLKDATEMARLFGDAPEAIAETTRLLARIDFDLRQISYEYPHEPVPEGWHPQKWLQHLVIAAARRKWPDGTSAKVRKLLREEFRLIRVEGYAYYFLTVHDVVKFARDQTPPILCQGRGSAANSMVCYLLGVTSVDPAAHDLLFSRFLSTDRKEPPDIDVDFEHERREEVMQYIYRRYGRHRAGIVSTVIHFRSRSAVREVGKALGLTEDVTTRLTSTVWGSYSTKMEESRFKETGFDLDNPEIARLNHFVAQLLTGPDADTDEPVAFPRHLSQHVGGFVLTEGRLDETVPLHHAAMDDRTFIEWDKDDIDALKLMKVDVLALGMLTCIRKAFVLMRESGGPEYLLETVPSEQPDVYDMLCKGDSIGVFQVESRAQMNMLPRLKPRVLYDLVVQVAIVRPGPIQGDMVHPYLRRREGTEPTEYPSPGPPHPPNELEELLGNTFGVPLFQEQAMKLAIVAAGFSGADANRFRRAMATFRNVGTMPQFETKLVEGMVGRGYARDFAERCYQQIKGFGSYGFPESHAQSFARLVYVSSLLKCRHPAAFCAAILNSQPMGFYAPAQLVRDAIEHGVEVRRIDVLASGWDNGLEPADPLRGDPPREGLESGWDGPAVRLGFRQIDGFREDWAKVIGEIVSGAPAPNRHPSESWGLPPQALRPVGKDPSFRWGDEKGGWGDDRKGGDTLVQRLAHALPARALRLLADADAFRSIGLDRRQALWEVRRQPDTPLPLFAAAEARELGDEADARLPAMPLSEQVAADYQMTRMSLKEHPMTFLRDLFRSEGVRSCREIGTVKDGRRARVAGVVLVRQRPGKGNAIFVTLEDETGVTNLVMWARVFEQFRRDVMASRLILAEGVVQNSKEGIVHLMVDRVEDRTAELGRLSSDHPTRVTLSRADEFEHPQHPRYKVHRGSHPREVRILPPSRDFH
- a CDS encoding Y-family DNA polymerase, whose translation is MPSSASPRRYLAIHLPFLAMHAWEEAGLGENRSPQGEGIITVFTEKHANAMRLTALSPRAQAIGLTVGLTLADARAREPGIAAVDRDHAAEARLLGRLLAGLVRYTPMAAAEPPDGLMLDITGCTHFYRGEMGLRADVDRRLAAARVIARTAIGHTPQAARALARFGGRNLMALPVAALEAPPEVELALRRAGLKTIADLAGRPRGPLAARFGDLPLRLARLLGEEDKRITPHRVPPPVAAVRRFAEPVARTEHALAVLAELVAEAGAELERRGQGGRRFEARFFRSDGAIAALAVETGRPARDPAILDRLFRERLEALSDPLDPGFGYDLIRLDVPRAEPMGVTQPGLDAPVEEAKEDMVALVDRLSARMGRRRLSRAQPHASHIPERAVAPLPPEAAPAAWGATEPGEPPLRPLLLFDPPQPVEVVAGTPDGPPKRFTWRRTAYQVATAEGPERIAPEWWRRLTSTGRTRDYYRIEDGAGHRFWLFRSGLFGDEGDPPRWYIHGRFA